DNA sequence from the Vicugna pacos chromosome 35, VicPac4, whole genome shotgun sequence genome:
AAATACTTAAGGATAGCATAACATGCCATTGTATTAATGCACTTTCCTTTAAGGGCCCAACAACAGGTGAATGGTTACGTAGATTGGTTCTTggtttttacttttataaataatgaTGCTGTGAATGCCATTGTGCTTGAATCTACGTCTTTtagatgatttctttcttttgtaattcGTTTGTTTATGTCATTTGCCTattgtttttgtaaatatatatattttattgaagtctagtcagtttacagtgtggtgtcagcttctggtgtgcAGCCtgatgcttcagtcatgcatgtcaTTTGCCTATTTATCTAGATGTCTCGTTTTTTTTTGAATTGCTGTATATAAAATTGCCTTATCTACAGCTCTCATATATGAAGGGCTATATGGAAATCCCCTGTTATATCCATCGGCATTCTTGTTTATTACGGTGTAGAGTTTTTACATTTTGGGGTTGTTAAATCTCTAGCATGCTTCTTTGGTAAACTTTGTGTTACTTTTAAGCTTAGAACATCCTTCCTTATTTAGAGCACGTATGGATAGTAAATGTAAAAATCTCAAGCTATGAAAAGGTAACAACTTCAACTTACAGCAGTGGGTTTTAATATGTGTCAGGCTATacgttgatttttgttttatttctttctaacaactgattttctttttctgggtGAGAAAGCTTGATTTGATACATACATGATATGTCTTAACTCATTCTTAGCCCGTTACACAATAGGTgcttgatttatgttgtctgagCTGGGGTGCTTGGCTCAGCTGTTCCTGGAGCTCACCTGTACCTGATTTTCGGTTTCCGTGAGACACTTCTCATCAGCCTTATAATAAAGTTCCCTTGCTGGCTTGCGCTGGCCTAGCTTCCGTCAGGGATGGGCGGCAGACTGCGGAGTGATGTAGCTGGTGTTGCCATGTTAAGAAGGCGTGCTCAGTTCTAACTTACCGCGGCTCGTTCCAGAGGGAGTGCCTTTCTGTCCACGTGGGCCAAGCTGGCGTCCAGATTGGGTCTGCCTGCTGGGAGCTCTACTGCCTGGAACATGGGATCCAGCCGGATGGTGTTCGCCTCCACAGCAGGAAGGATCAGGCGGCAGGTGCTGAAACAGACCCTCCGGAGGCATCCTTGGATTCCTTCTTTTGTGAGACAAGAACTGGGAAGCATGTGCCCAGAGCACTCTTCCTGGACCTGGAGCCAACTGCTGTAGGTAATGTGCCCTAACCAGGCCCCCAGTCAAAATGGACATGTCGGGTGTCAGTGGGCGGGATCATCAGATGATATGAACATATCTGATCAGGATCGTGTGGCCCTTTTCCAAATTTACAGGATCACTTGGTGGCCATTAAGGGTGGTCAGCATGACAGACATACCCAAAGGGAGGACTAGCTTAGCCTTCTTTTCCTGTGTGACGGGCCAGGTGCACGAGTCGCTGAGCAGAGTGGGAACGTGCTGGGAATTAGAGTGGGCCGTCTGTGTACTTATGAACGATGCTGCTGTATCACTAACCTCCCAGAAAGTGGATTTAACTGAAAGAATTTATGGACCTAGCTACCCTCAAGAACTCAACTGGATATTATCAGGAAGAAGCGGGCTTCCATAAATTCCATAAATTCCCTCCTTAGACTGGGCTCCGCCTGGAGCCTCAGGTGAGAAGCAGGTGGTCCATCTGGAATGATATGCCCACTTGTTTagaaatatatcttttaaaaaattccaactttgatttttttttgctgtttgtgGATTAGTTAATAGTAATTTcaactcaattttattaaatttaaacatttaGGGGTGCGCAGAATTGTGGTTTAGAAGCTCATGGTCATAAACAGGAGGGCAAGGTGTATTGAGAGGACCACCTTGCTCTTAGGAAATGAGCATGTTTCCTCTTAGGCTGTGAGCTTCTCGGACTCACTGCAGGTATCTGGTGCCAAGGCCTGTGGGCACCTCTGCATATACACGTGTCACGAAGCCAGtttcatcattattgtttataattGTCACATGGGCCATGCATCGTGCCCCTTGGTCATACTTAGTCCTCATGATGATAACCCAGGGAGGGTCTTGTCATTATCCTCACGGCAGAGATGAAATAATCGAGGCTGAGAGACTCTTAAGTAACCGCTGTAGGGCTTAGGGAGGAGGGCCAGCTATGAACCCAGGAAACTGATTCTCGAGCACCTGCCTTTAACTGTGCAACGTGCACCCCACGTGACCAGGGCAGCGATCCCAGAGCCCCGCCAGCCCCCAAACACCGCTGAGTCGGTCTTCAGGAATCCTGCCGTTCGGGTAATTCTCCGGGGCGGGAGTGGGACACAGCCTCAGAAGTGctgtgttttcttgttttctcctgCTGCCCCGGATATGGGAAGCGAATGAAACCAGCAAGGGTTGTCCATGGTTGTAGCGAATCCTGCCAACCTCTTAACATCCCTGCTTCGTGCGTCTGTGTTAACTGCAGAGTCCGGTGGGCGTTCGAGTTTGCCACACCTTCTCTGTTCAAGCCTCTTTTGAAGCATAGTGCCCCCGAGTTAGATTGGTAACCTTTCCTAGCACACAGTTGGGTCTTTGTCTTAAAATGCCAAAGTGCCACGCACGTGTTGGGGGTTGAATGGAGTCTCCCGTAAATGTGCACCCACCTGGAACCCCAGGTTCTGACTTTATCTGGAAATGGGGTCTTTGCAGATACActtagttaagatgaagtcattccAGAATAGGGTGGGTCCCGTATCCAACCATCTGTATCTTTATAAGAAGAAGAGAGGACACATGGACAGGGAAAGGGGGCCCTTTATGATGGGAGCAGAGACTGGCGGGGTGGAGCCGCAGGCCAAGGAACTCCCAGAACTGCCCACAGTctcagaagctgggagagggtCGTGGACGGTTTCTGCCTTGGAGCCTCCGGAGgagccagccctgccaacaccttgatgttGCCCTTCTGGCCTCCTGAACAATACGCCTCTCATTTTAAGCACCAAGTGTGCTGCAATTTtccagcagccctgggaagccAATAAAGGGTGTATGATGGAGAAACAGGCTTTCAATTTATGTGGGAATAATTGTACCTTTTCCTTTTCCTAGACCAGGGAAGGCCGATTCAGCAGTTTAAACCCGTTTCTTTCCCACAACACTGGGGGAGAGCAGGGGCTCGGGGACGGGGCTGTGAGACTTAGCAGGGTTGGCGGTGCACTGGAGGGGCACGCGCTGACCAGCCCTCCCCCCGCAGACGGCATCCACTCGGGCAGGTACCGCTCCCTCTTCCACCCCGAGCAGCTTGTTAGCGGCAGGGAGGATGCTGCCAACAACTACGCCCGAGGTCGCTACTCTGTGGGGCCGGAGGTCATCGACCTGGTGCTGGAGAGGATCCGAAAGCTGGCAAGTAGctccccctcctgccctggggcTGGGTGTGAGGGCCTGGGCTCACGCGGGACCCGCCCGGGCAGCACCAGCTTCCTACCTGCAGCTCCATCGCCTCCCAGCCGCTCACCCGGGGGCCCCCTCGCACACTCCAAGCTGGGCGTCGTGACGCGGCCATGCATCAGGCTTCCTTTGTACTCACTGCACAGCCTGCATCgcctcctgcttttctttttacacTCATGATGCAGGGTTTTGCTTTATTTCCCCCtgatttattgagatacaattgacatacagcattgtgTGAAGTTAAGGTGTACATCGTGATGATCTGGCACATGTGTAGATTGCAAAGGGATACATCCATCCTTCACGTAATTaccttgtgtgtgcgtgtgtgtgtgtgtgtgtgtgtggtgacaaCATGTAAGATCTgtgctctcagcaactttcaagtctACATACAGTGTCATTAACGAGAGTCACCACGCCGCCCATTAAGTCCCCAGAACCTATTCATCTTTGAAGTGAAAGTTTATACCCTTTGATTAACGGCTCAACATTTCCCCCACCCACCAGCTGCTGGCAACTacttttctactctgtttctgagTTGGACTTTGttcaattccacatataagtgagacgatacagtgtttgtctttgtctgacttagttcacatTGCATGATTGCCCTCCACGTACACCCgtcttgttgcaaatggcagggtttccttctttttaatggctggcCAGCGTCTGCTCTTGCTTCTGCTAATTCACGGCTTATCTTGCTGTCGGAGACTTCCGGAGCCCCCTCAGACGTGTCAGGTTCCAATGTGCCAAGTTGACAGCAGGTACATCCTACCTGGAGATCGGTCCCTCTGTTTTACTGACAGTTGATTCTTGTTTGTTAAGGACCCGTGTCTGGAGAATCCTTTGGTAAATACTTTGGTCTTTGGCATAATCACCACGGAATCCAGTGCCTTTTACCCCAGCACAGCAGACTGGGTGTAGCGGTGAAGGCTTCTTCCTccgtggaggggggaggggaatatattgcttcaatattttcttttgttagaATGAAGACCTTACTTTAGATCGCGAACATGTAAATtcatgaagggaaacaaaagacAGTTGAATATTTATCCTTTGCAGAAGTAACCACTTGAGTATGTCTCAAAGTGACCGTGTTTGTTGTGCAGTTAATAGTGATAAACCAGCCCTTTCTGAAAGCTTTTCTCCGTTTTGGGGACCTGGCCGTGCCCCCCCGTCACCACTGCCTCTGGGTTTGCCTGGCTGAGTCTTCTCGCCTCATTTCCCGTCCCCAGGCGGAACAGTGCAGCGGACTTCAGGGATTTATGATTTTCCGAAGctttggaggaggcactgggtcAGGGTTTACATCCCTCTTAATGGAGCAGCTCTCGGCAGAATACAGCGGGAAGACTAAACTGGAGCTCTCTGTCTATCCGGCCCCCAGAATCTCCAGCGCGGTGGTGGAGCCTTACAACTCCGTCCTCACCACGCACTCCACCCTCGAGCACgcggactgcaccctcctggtgGACAACGAGGCCATCTATGACATATGCCACCACAAACTGGATGTCGAGCGCCCCTCCTACGCCAGCATCAATGGGCTGATAAGTCAGGCAGTCTCTTCCATCACCGCTTCCCTTCGGTTTGAGGGGGCCCTGAATGTGGACCTCATCGAATTCCAGACCAACCTCGTACCTTACCCGAGAATACATTTCCCCCTGACAAGCCTGGCCCCCATCATCTCTGCCGACCACGCCCACCACGAGCAGCCGTCCGTGTCGGACCTCACCGCTGCTTGCTCCCAGTTCTCCAACCAGCTGGTCAAGTGTGACCCTCGCCTGGGGACGTACCTGGCCTGTTGCCTGCTCTACAGAGGGGATGTGGTCCCCCGGGATGTGAACGCAGCGATTGAGGCCATGAGGACAAGGAGATCTGTTCGGTTTGTAGATTGGTGTCCAACGGGTTTCAAGGTGGGCATCAGCAGTCACCCGCCCAGGGCGGTGCCGGGAGGGGACCTGGCGGAGGTCCGGCGGGCCGTCTGCATGCTGAGCAACAGCACGGCTGTGGTGGAGGCCTGGGCCCGCCTGGGCCACAGGTTCGACCTCATGTACGCCAAGAGGGCGTTCCTACACTGGTATATCAGGGAAGGCATGGAGGAAGGCGAGTTCACAGAGGCCAGGGAGGACCTGGCAGTCCTGGAGAGGGATTACGAGGAAGTGGGGCAGAGCTCCTGACGCCAGGCTGACTGGTGAAAATGAATGTTAAGCTGAAGTGTCACGCTGTGCACTTAATGGGTAGAGTTCCCTTgatgagaagaaaaaggaaatcaagtcaagcAAGGCCCCGCGTTCCAGGCTCAATCAAAGGGGCTGAAGGTAACAAGGAGCACGTGTTTCCTTGTCTCTGAGTGTCACTCAGCGCTGCCCCCGTGAACCTTCCCAGGTTTGGAGTCCTTTGAACTTGcgggtctcattttttttttttcctggttggaATAGAAACCTGGCTTTGTCCTTTGCTTTTTCAACCAAGTGGCTGTGAAACCCTAAAGTGAATGCCTTCCCTTTTGTTCCTGAGGTGGAAAACAGCACATAATGATTATTGGTGTTATTTCCGCCCTGTCTGTGTTTTGTACCTTGATTAAATAATGGATATTCTCAGAACGCGTCTCTTCCTTCTTCCACCTTAAGGTCTTGATTTGTTCTTTATACAAATAAATGACAAGAATATTCTTGGGTTTTTCAAAAATCTGCATCTCTGTGTCCTGCAGATCTGAAGGTGAAAGTAATTTCGTTCATCTCATCTGTCCTCGAGGAcattttctcaaagtgtggccggCAGGACCCTGCATCGGAACCACTTAAGAGATTTAGGGAAAAAATGCAGGTTTCTGAGCTTCACTATGAGCTTGCTAAAAGAGAAGATCTGGGgattggggggaggggcacctgAGGATTTAAGTTCAAAACCACTTAATGGAATTAATTTTGAAGACCAAACTGTCCCATGTACAGACAAGTAATAATTTAAAGTGGACGAACATGCATTAAAACCACTAGCCAGATTTAAAAGTCCGTGATGCTCAGTCCACTGGTTGGAATTAAGGTGAACTAGATCCTGAAAGATGCTC
Encoded proteins:
- the TUBAL3 gene encoding tubulin alpha chain-like 3, yielding MRECLSVHVGQAGVQIGSACWELYCLEHGIQPDGVRLHSRKDQAAGAETDPPEASLDSFFCETRTGKHVPRALFLDLEPTAVDGIHSGRYRSLFHPEQLVSGREDAANNYARGRYSVGPEVIDLVLERIRKLAEQCSGLQGFMIFRSFGGGTGSGFTSLLMEQLSAEYSGKTKLELSVYPAPRISSAVVEPYNSVLTTHSTLEHADCTLLVDNEAIYDICHHKLDVERPSYASINGLISQAVSSITASLRFEGALNVDLIEFQTNLVPYPRIHFPLTSLAPIISADHAHHEQPSVSDLTAACSQFSNQLVKCDPRLGTYLACCLLYRGDVVPRDVNAAIEAMRTRRSVRFVDWCPTGFKVGISSHPPRAVPGGDLAEVRRAVCMLSNSTAVVEAWARLGHRFDLMYAKRAFLHWYIREGMEEGEFTEAREDLAVLERDYEEVGQSS